In Jejubacter calystegiae, the following are encoded in one genomic region:
- a CDS encoding zinc ribbon-containing protein: MNKVAQYYRELLSTLSERLRNGERDIDALVRDAHKKITEAGELTRNEIDEITRAVRRDLEEFALSYQESQQEEEESVFARVIKESLWQELADITDKTQLEWREVFKDLSHHGVYHSGEVVGLGNLVCEKCHHRLAFYTPEVLPVCPKCGHNQFQRQPFEP; this comes from the coding sequence ATGAACAAGGTGGCTCAGTACTACCGTGAACTGCTCTCCACGCTCAGCGAACGACTGCGTAACGGCGAGAGGGATATCGATGCGTTGGTTAGGGATGCGCATAAAAAAATTACCGAAGCGGGGGAACTGACCCGTAACGAAATCGATGAGATAACGCGTGCGGTACGCCGCGATCTGGAAGAGTTTGCCCTGAGCTATCAGGAGAGCCAGCAGGAAGAAGAGGAAAGCGTCTTCGCCCGGGTGATTAAAGAGAGCCTGTGGCAGGAGCTGGCGGATATCACCGATAAAACTCAACTGGAGTGGCGCGAAGTGTTTAAGGATCTGAGCCACCACGGCGTGTATCACAGCGGAGAGGTGGTCGGGTTAGGAAATCTGGTGTGCGAGAAATGCCATCACCGGCTGGCGTTTTATACACCGGAGGTGCTGCCGGTATGTCCGAAGTGCGGCCATAACCAGTTCCAGCGCCAGCCGTTTGAGCCGTAA